GCGTTTATTATATTTTGTTTTAGTCCCACCAACAAACCTCCCCTAGAAATTGGCTAGGTTTACGCCACACCTCTGGCCCTTTTATTGAAATACTATTCACCATTAGAAAAAATCTAAGATGGTTTAATTGAATAAATCGCTTGTTCAGCACCAAAGCGAATAATCTTATATTCTAATTGCATACCTAATCTTTCCAAGAGGCTACAAGAACTTATATTTGCAGATTGAGTTTCCGCGACTATTTTTTTTAGTTTTAATTCATATAGAGAGAAATGAATTATTGTTCTGGCTGTCTCTGTTGCATAACCATTTCCCCACCAATTCGGTAATAATTGATAGGATAGTTCAAGGAAAATACTATTATGATGAGGATCTAATGAAACTAAGCCTATAAAATTATTGGATTGTTTTTCCCTTATTACCCAATAAAATGCTTCATCCGACGAATTTAGCATGCTGGTTAATATCGCTGAGGTTGATTCCTCATCCCGTATACCACCCAGGTACCTTCTCACATCCTCATTTAAAAATATTTTTTTTACATCGGCAAAATCATTTTTCCTAAAAAGATTAATATAACATCTCTCAGTTTCAAACATATTTCCTCTTCTCCCCGATTAATTAACCACATTCTATCACCCTAAAATTAATTAAATGTTCTTTCTCTGTACTATCATTTTAATTTAAAACAATTCCGAACAAACTCCAAACTCATTTTATCATAATTATTTGGAAATCTTTTTTCAAATAATCACCTAAAATAACCCACTTTTCATATATTAAAACAAAAAATTGCCATACCGTTTTATTTGGCAGGGCAATTAATTATTATAAAGTATTTAAAATCATTAGGGAGTTTTATAAACTAGAGCTTGTTATGCCTTTAATACTGCAGTTATATAATCTTTTTCCATATATCCGTATTGAGCTGAAGCTTCAACTTGCTGTCAGGATACAGGCTAGTTTGGTTCTCAATCAACATCACCTGGGGAACATACTCTTTTATTCTAGGCAATAAATAACGAAGTCTCATTTTATCTCTTCCTAAATAATCGAAGGAATAAAATGCTACTACATCAATATGTTGATTCGTATTCATAAGATATTTAATTAGTTCATTCAATCCGGTACGCATTGGATTGTAATAACCAAGATCTGAAAATTTCTTAACAACTTCCAAATCATTTGCATGTAAATACGTCACAATATTATTTTCTATTTCAGCGACATTACATTTCTCTTCCATAATTCTTTGAGAGTACAATATCGCCTTTTTGTAGGAGTGACTAGACATTGTATCATCGGTCCTTTATTAATCAAATATAGATATAAGTAATGTCCAATTTGATTAATAAATATACTTTTATTTCTATATCTATCACCTCTGTTCAGTTTCTTGAAAAACCTATGCATAGCAATCTCTTTGAATAATTTATCAAATTGATTATCAAACTGTAGTGAAAGCAAGGAGGTGATCCAGCTATGATTTTCTTTTAAGATATTGATTGTATCCGCCATTTTATCAATTCTATTGTTCCCCATCAGTGGTATAGCAGCTTCCCTAGAGAAATTACCATCCTTAACAAGATCAAATCAATGAGAAGTAATTATTGATACACCTAAAAGAAAAAATGTTGAGCCGGAACGGGATACCTATAATGTTTTCAGTATGGATCTTAAATATATCGGGGATGAAGATATAGTAATAGTGAAGGTAGAAACGTACAGAGATGACCCAAGATTATCATCAGATTTTGAATTATTTACTGTGGAAGAAAAGGAATTAGAACTCCGTCCAGCTTTTCAACATCAGAATTTCCCTCTCTCTGCTCAAGCAACCAAGTTGAAGGGCATTGTTAATTGGACTAAAGAAGACAAAGATTCTCCAAATACAGAGAAGAATTTATCTTTAATCAATAGGAAGCATTCGAGAAACCCGCCCTAATGGCGGGAAGATATTTTATATCTTTCTATCTACAAACGCTGCATTATGAGATATTTATCAGGTTTTTAATCATTATAATATCAATCTGTTCTTCATTCCCCATATAAAATGAATGAGTTCCAGACTTAATAAATCCCATTTTACTATAAAAGGCAATAGCATTTTCATTGTTTTCCCATACACCCAGCCAAATTTTCCTTTTACTAAGTTCCATAGCAATTTCAATAGCTTTGTTTAATAAATATTTACCAAGACCGACTTTTTGGTATTTATTTCTAATATAAATCCTCTCCACCTCTAAGGCATCCTCACCCATTTTTTCAGACTGAGCATTGTCAGTATTAATCTTTAAATAACCAGCGAGTTCATTATTAAAATAAACAAAAAAGAATTGCGAAGACATATTAGACAATTCTTCTTCTAATTGTTCTAGATCAAATGCTTTATCCATATAAGCGTTCATATTTTCTGGCGAATTCTGCTTCTTAAATGTATCATTAAATGTTTCACAACTAATCTTTTGAAGTGTATGTAAATCTTTGATAGTGCATTTTTTTAAATCCATAGTCATTTTTACGTCTCTCCCTTTAAATATCAATAATCCCGCTTGTTACCTTTTTTAACAAATTCCCAGTCTTTTTCAATATTCATTCTAACTCTTTGAAGTAAATTGAAAATCGTATCGATTTCTGTTTCAGATAATCCCTCTAATGCAACACTATTGGAATGTTCATTTTCTCTTTTGATAAAAGGGTATACGTTAATCCCCTTTATGGTTGGAAAGAGCTTTTTAATTTTTTTGTTATGGTTATCTTTCTTTTTTTCAATAAAGCCATTATGTTCAAGCTTCTTTATAGCACGAGCTGCTGTGGTTCGATCTACTTTTACCATTTCAGCTAACTTTTCCTGAATAATACCTGGATTTTCACATATTCGGACTAGATACAAATATTGTCCTCTTGTTAACTCAT
This region of Oceanobacillus sp. FSL K6-2867 genomic DNA includes:
- a CDS encoding GNAT family N-acetyltransferase, with the translated sequence MTMDLKKCTIKDLHTLQKISCETFNDTFKKQNSPENMNAYMDKAFDLEQLEEELSNMSSQFFFVYFNNELAGYLKINTDNAQSEKMGEDALEVERIYIRNKYQKVGLGKYLLNKAIEIAMELSKRKIWLGVWENNENAIAFYSKMGFIKSGTHSFYMGNEEQIDIIMIKNLINIS
- a CDS encoding GNAT family N-acetyltransferase, giving the protein MFETERCYINLFRKNDFADVKKIFLNEDVRRYLGGIRDEESTSAILTSMLNSSDEAFYWVIREKQSNNFIGLVSLDPHHNSIFLELSYQLLPNWWGNGYATETARTIIHFSLYELKLKKIVAETQSANISSCSLLERLGMQLEYKIIRFGAEQAIYSIKPS
- a CDS encoding MarR family transcriptional regulator, which gives rise to MIEILREIGMIARALDSISNIEFKEYELTRGQYLYLVRICENPGIIQEKLAEMVKVDRTTAARAIKKLEHNGFIEKKKDNHNKKIKKLFPTIKGINVYPFIKRENEHSNSVALEGLSETEIDTIFNLLQRVRMNIEKDWEFVKKGNKRDY